The following proteins come from a genomic window of Lycium ferocissimum isolate CSIRO_LF1 chromosome 4, AGI_CSIRO_Lferr_CH_V1, whole genome shotgun sequence:
- the LOC132054332 gene encoding protein BONZAI 3 produces the protein MGNCLSDAEGGKQAVGGVGHHMDPTAAAVSGGGGPNDAVDLFCRTKGLHTLYTPIELSLSASKLRDLDIVSKSDPMAVVSVRKRDGTLEELGRTEVIMNNLDPVWIQKINIMYQFETVQTLIFHAYDVDTKYHNVPVKDLKLKDQDFLGEGSCVLSDIVTKLNRRLTLNLHNGNGHVLKNLGELTLTVLAEETVTSRTAVEMTLRCTNLENKDLFSKSDPFLRISRIVETGGSVPICKTEVVNNNLNPIWKPVCLTMQQFLNKDNPLVIDCYDFNSSGNHVLIGKLQKTMADLENLHKSRVGANFISPPSGFRGNEKVLKGQLFVEGYAEKQLYSFLDYISTGFELSFMVAVDFTASNGNPWSPDSLHYIDPSGRLNAYQRAIMEVGDVIQFYDSEKRFPAWGFGGKAYSETVSHCFNLAGSPGAFEVEGVGGIMAAYASALQNFTLSGPTLFGHVVNKAAEIAAESVKYNQSKYFVLLIITDGVITDMQKTKDALVRASDVPLSVLIVGVGSADFTQMEILDADNGHRLESSTGRVATREVHNGQISVVQALLGELPGQFLTYMRCRDIKPHNIAAAQTFAPGPSYAV, from the exons ATGGGGAACTGTTTGTCGGATGCTGAAGGTGGGAAGCAGGCTGTAGGAGGAGTGGGCCACCACATGGACCCAACAGCAGCCGCCGTTAGTGGTGGCGGTGGGCCCAATGATGCTGTTGACTTGTTCTGTAGGACAAAGGGTCTTCACACCCTTTACACGCCTATCGAG TTATCATTATCAGCTTCAAAGCTTCGTGATCTTGATATTGTTTCTAAG AGTGATCCAATGGCAGTGGTATCTGTTAGAAAAAGAGATGGGACACTGGAAGAGCTTGGTCGAACAGAAGTTATAATGAACAACTTGGACCCCGTATGGATACAGAAAATTAATATCATGTACCAGTTTGAGACTGTGCAGACACTGAT TTTCCATGCCTATGATGTAGACACAAAATATCATAACGTACCAGTTAAG GATCTTAAATTAAAGGACCAAGATTTCCTTGGCGAAGGAAGCTGTGTTCTCTCAGAC ATTGTAACCAAGCTCAACCGAAGGTTAACACTGAATCTGCACAACGGGAATGGCCATGTCCTGAAAAACTTGGGGGAACTTACTCTTACTGTCCTTGCAGAAGAAACGGTCACTTCAAGAACTGCAGTAGAGATGACATTGCGATGTACCAATCTGGAAAACAAGGATTTATTCTCCAAAAGT gATCCTTTCTTGAGAATATCTAGGATTGTTGAAACTGGAGGTTCTGTTCCAATTTGCAAGACAGAAGTCGTAAATAATAACTTGAACCCCATATGGAAGCCTGTTTGTCTAACTATGCAACAATTTCTGAATAAG GATAATCCATTAGTTATAGACTGCTATGACTTTAACAGCAGTGGCAATCATGTCCTCATCGG GAAATTACAGAAAACAATGGCAGACCTTGAAAATTTGCACAAGAGCAGAGTTGGTGCAAATTTTATCTCACCACCTTCTGGTTTTCGGGGTAATGAAAAG GTCCTGAAAGGTCAGCTGTTTGTTGAAGGATATGCTGAGAAGCAGCTTTATAGTTTTCTTGACTACATTTCTACTGGATTTGAGCTTAGCTTTATGGTTGCTGTGGATTTTACTG CTTCTAATGGAAATCCTTGGAGTCCTGATTCCTTGCATTATATTGATCCTTCTGGCCGTTTGAATGCTTACCAGAGG GCTATTATGGAGGTTGGAGATGTCATACAATTCTATGATTCTGAAAAGCGCTTTCCTGCTTGGGGCTTTGGTGGCAAGGCATATAGTGAAACAGTATCTCACTGTTTTAACTTAGCTGGAAGCCCGGGTGCCTTTGAG GTGGAAGGCGTGGGAGGTATTATGGCTGCTTATGCAAGTGCTTTGCAGAATTTTACTCTTTCTGGACCCACATTGTTCGGGCATGTAGTTAACAAAGCTGCAGAAATTGCTGCCGAGTCTGTCAAATACAACCAAAGCAAATATTTTGTCCTCCTCATTATAACG GATGGTGTCATTACCGATatgcaaaaaacaaaagatgCTCTGGTGAGGGCATCTGACGTGCCACTTTCAGTTCTTATTGTAGGAGTCGGCAGTGCAGATTTTACACAGATGGAG ATCCTTGATGCTGATAATGGACATCGATTAGAGAGTTCCACAGGAAGGGTAGCTACACGAGAAGTACATA ATGGGCAAATTTCAGTTGTTCAAGCACTTCTAGGGGAGCTACCAGGGCAGTTTCTAACATACATGCGTTGTAGGGATATTAAACCTCACAACATTGCTGCTGCACAGACATTTGCGCCAGGACCGTCCTATGCGGTTTGA